The following is a genomic window from Gymnodinialimonas ceratoperidinii.
CCCGAGCCCGCGCTGGAGGAGCTCTGGACCGACATTTACGCCGAAGAGGCACCGCAAGGGGAGGCTGTGTAAATGGCTGTAGAAATTCTGATGCCCGCCCTCTCCCCCACGATGGAAGAAGGCACGCTGGCCAAATGGCTGGTGAAGGAAGGCGATACCGTTCAATCGGGTGACATCCTGGCCGAGATCGAGACCGACAAGGCGACGATGGAATTCGAGGCCGTCGATGAAGGCGTGATCGGCAAGATCCTCGTCGAAGAAGGCACCGAAGGCGTGAAGGTGAACACCGCCATCGCGATCATCGGGGAAGAGGGCGAGGACATGTCCGAAGCCTCTGCGTCCTCAGATGAGAAAGCCGCGCCCGAGCAGGAAGACAAGAGCGCCGATACGGCCGAGAAGCCTGCCCCCTCGGCCTCTGCGCCTGCCGCGCCCAGGGCCGACACGACGCCGGACTGGCCCGAAGGCACGACGATGAAGACCCAGACGGTGCGGGAAGCCCTGCGCGACGCCATGGCGGAAGAGATGCGCGCCGACGAGGCGGTCTTCGTGATGGGTGAAGAGGTTGCCGAGTACAACGGCGCCTACAAGATCACCCAGGGAATGCTGGACGAATTCGGCGACAAGCGCGTGATCGACACGCCGATCACCGAGCACGGTTTCGCCGGTATCGGAGTCGGCGCGGCCTTTGGCGGGTTGAAGCCGATCGTGGAATTCATGACCTTCAACTTCGCCATGCAGGCGATCGACCACATCATCAACTCAGCCGCCAAGACGCTCTACATGTCCGGCGGCCAGATGGGCGCGCCGATGGTCTTCCGGGGCCCCAACGGCGCCGCCGCCCGCGTGGGCGCGCAGCACTCCCACGACTACGCGACCTGGTACAGCCAGGTGCCCGGCTTGAAAGTGGTGATGCCCTACTCGGCCGCCGATGCGAAAGGCCTGCTGAAAACCGCGATCCGCGACCCCAACCCGGTCGTGTTCCTTGAGAACGAGATCCTCTACGGCCGCTCGTTCGAAGTGCCGGACATGGATGATTTCACCATCCCCTTCGGCAAGGCCAAGATCTGGCGGGAAGGCACGGACCTGACCATCGTCTCCTTTGGCATCGGCATGACCTACGCGCTGGAAGCGGCCGAGAAGTTGGCCGAGGAAGGCATCGAAGCCGAGGTGATCGACCTGCGCACCCTGCGCCCGCTCGATTACGACACGCTGCTGGCCTCGGTG
Proteins encoded in this region:
- a CDS encoding pyruvate dehydrogenase complex E1 component subunit beta, which encodes MAVEILMPALSPTMEEGTLAKWLVKEGDTVQSGDILAEIETDKATMEFEAVDEGVIGKILVEEGTEGVKVNTAIAIIGEEGEDMSEASASSDEKAAPEQEDKSADTAEKPAPSASAPAAPRADTTPDWPEGTTMKTQTVREALRDAMAEEMRADEAVFVMGEEVAEYNGAYKITQGMLDEFGDKRVIDTPITEHGFAGIGVGAAFGGLKPIVEFMTFNFAMQAIDHIINSAAKTLYMSGGQMGAPMVFRGPNGAAARVGAQHSHDYATWYSQVPGLKVVMPYSAADAKGLLKTAIRDPNPVVFLENEILYGRSFEVPDMDDFTIPFGKAKIWREGTDLTIVSFGIGMTYALEAAEKLAEEGIEAEVIDLRTLRPLDYDTLLASVMKTNRCVTVEEGFPVCSIGNHLSAYLMQNAFDYLDAPVINCTGKDVPMPYAANLERHALITTEEVVEACKQVTYR